Genomic DNA from Amycolatopsis sp. YIM 10:
CGCGACAGCGGTACGCCGGTTGAAGAATCTTCCTCTTCGGACTCCAAACAGAATTACTGCGCATCGTGGCCTTACCGTCGCATTTCCCGCAGTAGTAGCCGTTCGATCCCTGCCACTTCAGAGACAGGTTTCCTTTTGGGCGGCGCTCCGGGTCGTCCAACATGCTCTTGAGCGCACGCCATTGGGCTTCCGACACGATCGGAGCCCAGGTGGCATTCCCCACGACTTGGCGTCGGTGCACCGACAGCCCCGCATTGCGAGGCCGCATGAGCACCGACCGCACGGACGCCGGAATCCATTCCTTTGCTCCCTGGGGCGGTTTGAGCCCAAGTTCGTTCCACGCTCGGGCGACGGAACCGATCGAGGCTCCCGCAAGCACGTCCTGTATCGCGCGCGCGATGGCCGCGATCTCAGCGGGGCGGGGCGTCAGCCCGTCCGAATCAAAGCCGAACGGACGGGGGCCGCCCAGGAACAGGCCATCCCGCGCGAGCTCGGTCATCTTCTCCACGAGTCGCTCGCTCGCGTGCTCCGACTCGTAGCGGGCGTCCACGGCCCGGTTCCGGGCATCCTTCCTCCCCCACGCGGTCGTGAGGTCGAGCGTGCCCGCCTGCTTGGCGTACGTCGGGATGTTCCGCGGCTGGCAGAGATCGATGTAGTTCTCCAACTCCATAGGGTCACCGTGTCGGTGCAGACGGTCGGTGTGCCAGCACAGAACAGCGTCCGCCTCACCGGCTTCGATGAGTGCAAGAAGTCGGCGGTATCCCGGGCGAGGCTTGCCGCTGTACGCCGACAGGTCGTTGTCCGCGAACACGGCTACCACCGTCCACCCGCGCTTGCGCGCCATCTCCCGGCACTCGAACTCCT
This window encodes:
- a CDS encoding recombinase family protein — its product is MTSTIVRVVIYCRISKDRIGAHLGVDRQEFECREMARKRGWTVVAVFADNDLSAYSGKPRPGYRRLLALIEAGEADAVLCWHTDRLHRHGDPMELENYIDLCQPRNIPTYAKQAGTLDLTTAWGRKDARNRAVDARYESEHASERLVEKMTELARDGLFLGGPRPFGFDSDGLTPRPAEIAAIARAIQDVLAGASIGSVARAWNELGLKPPQGAKEWIPASVRSVLMRPRNAGLSVHRRQVVGNATWAPIVSEAQWRALKSMLDDPERRPKGNLSLKWQGSNGYYCGKCDGKATMRSNSVWSPKRKILQPAYRCRAVNHNTIIAEPVDDLVNAVIADLLRRENVSLLPSADPDELRSAQAELTALGNRKKQLAALYGANEIDEQEWSEARASLTGALERAQAKVAELSAGSTLAGIADAPDPGRAFLASTVERRRAVITAVAVVSIMPNNPKGYTREAGKIDPNRVDITPIG